The proteins below are encoded in one region of Strix aluco isolate bStrAlu1 chromosome 8, bStrAlu1.hap1, whole genome shotgun sequence:
- the PKN2 gene encoding serine/threonine-protein kinase N2 isoform X1: MASNAAEREILFTELQGDAKSLVASENVSTGQKLDFSDTMVQQKLDEIKDQIKREIRKELKIKEGAENLRKVTTDKKNLAYVDNILKKSNKKLEDLHHKLQELNAHIVVTDPEDVADCPRTPDTPNSDPRFSTNNRLMALKKQLDIELKVKQGAENMIQMYSNGSSKDRKLLATAQQMLQDSKTKIEVIRMQILQAVQTNELAFDNAKPVISPLELRMEELRHHFRIEYAVAEGAKNVMKLLGSGKVTDRKALSEAQARFNESSQKLDLLKYSLEQRLNELPKNHPKSSIIIEELSLVSSPTLSPRQSVISTQNQYSTLSKPAALTGTLEVRLMGCQDILENVPGRSKATSITLPGWSPNEARSSFMSRTSKSKSGSSRNLLKTDDLSNEVCAVLKLDNTVVGQTSWKPISNQSWDQKFTLELDRSRELEISVYWRDWRSLCAVKFLRLEDFLDNQRHGMCLYLEPQGTLFAEVTFFNPVIERRPKLQRQKKIFSKQQGKTFLRAPQMNINIATWGRLVRRAIPTVNHSGTFSPQAPVPATGPVIDAHIPELTLPASDSPVAKLDFELEPEPPPAPPRASSLGEICESSSEIKASDVPSQDEVTTFDFENGRNSIVPKLQPEIICQPDVPHSDIKYTNTREPEDRRSQQRFQFSLKDFRCCAVLGRGHFGKVLLAEYKNTNEMFAIKALKKGDIVARDEVDSLMCEKRIFETVNSVRHPFLVNLFACFQTKDHVCFVMEYAAGGDLMMHIHTDVFSEPRAVFYAACVVLGLQYLHEHKIVYRDLKLDNLLLDTEGFVKIADFGLCKEGMGFGDRTSTFCGTPEFLAPEVLTETSYTRAVDWWGLGVLIYEMLVGESPFPGDDEEEVFDSIVNDEVRYPRFLSTEAISIMRRLLRRNPERRLGAGEKDAEDVKKHHFFRLIDWNALLAKKVKPPFVPTIRGREDVSNFDDEFTSEAPILTPPREPRILSEEEQEMFRDFDYIADWC, encoded by the exons gGGGATGCCAAAAGTCTTGTAGCCTCTGAGAATGTGAGCACGGGCCAAAAATTGGACTTTTCAGATACAATGGTACAGCAGAAGCTGGATGAAATAAAGGACCAAATCAAGCGGGAAATAAGGAAGGAACTTAAAATCAAGGAGGGAGCAGAGAACCTCAGGAAGGTCACAACGGATAAAAAGAACTTGGCATATGTGgacaacattttgaaaaaatcgAATAAGAAGTTAGAAGACTTGCATCATAAGTTACAGGAGTTAAATGCACACATTGTTGTAACGGATCCAGAAGATGTTGCAG ATTGTCCTAGGACTCCTGATACTCCAAATAGCGATCCTCGTTTTTCTACTAACAACAGATTGATGGCCTTAAAGAAGCAATTGGATATAGAACTGAAGGTAAAACAGGGAGCAGAAAATATGATTCAGATGTACTCAAATGGCTCTTCAAAG gaTCGAAAACTACTTGCCACAGCTCAGCAGATGCTCCAGGACAGCAAGACAAAAATAGAAGTTATAAGGATGCAGATTCTTCAGGCAGTCCAGACGAATGAATTGGCTTTTGATAATG CAAAACCTGTGATAAGCCCTCTTGAACTCCGAATGGAAGAATTACGGCATCATTTTAGGATAGAGTATGCTGTAGCAGAAGGTGCAAAAAATGTGATGAAATTACTTGGATCTGGGAAAGTTACCGACAGAAAGGCACTTTCAGAA gcgCAAGCAAGATTTAATGAATCAAGCCAGAAGTTGGACCTCTTGAAGTATTCACTGGAACAGAGATTGAATGAACTTCCTAAAAACCATCCCAAAAGCAGTATTATTATAGAGGAGCTTTCATTGGTCTCTTCACCCACATTAAGTCCTCGTCAAAGTGTAATATCTACTCAGAACCAGTATAGTACACTGTCCAAACCAGCAGCTTTAACAG GTACTCTGGAAGTTAGGCTAATGGGCTGCCAAGATATTTTGGAAAATGTCCCCGGTCGATCAAAAGCCACATCGATTACGCTACCTGGTTGGAGTCCAAATGAAGCCAGATCATCTTTCATGAGCAGAACCAGTAAAAGTAAAAGTGGCAGTAGTAGAAACCTTCTGAAAACTGATGACTTGTCCA ATGAAGTCTGTGCTGTACTGAAGCTGGATAACACTGTGGTTGGTCAAACTAGCTGGAAACCTATTTCCAATCAGTCATGGGATCAGAAATTTACACTGGAACTAGACAGG TCACGTGAATTAGAAATCTCAGTTTATTGGCGTGACTGGAGATCTTTGTGTGCAGTAAAGTTTCTGAGGTTGGAAGATTTCCTGGATAACCAACGGCATGGCATGTGTCTCTATCTTGAACCCCAGGGCACTCTGTTTGCAGAG GTTACGTTTTTTAATCCAGTTATTGAAAGAAGACCAAAACTCCAGaggcagaagaaaattttttcaAAACAGCAAG GCAAAACATTTCTCAGAGCTCCTCAAATGAATATTAATATTGCCACTTGGGGAAGGCTGGTAAGAAGAGCTATTCCTACAGTAAATCACTCTGGCACCTTCAGCCCTCAAGCACCAGTGCCTGCTACTGGGCCAGTGATTGATGCACACATTCCTGAACTAACACTGCCAGCCAG TGACTCTCCTGTAGCCAAATTGGACTTTGAACTTGAGCCTGAGCCTCCACCTGCTCCACCCCGTGCATCTTCCCTTGGGGAAATATGTGAATCTTCCTCTGAGATAAAGGCTTCTGATGTGCCATCTCAG gaTGAAGTAACaacttttgattttgaaaatggcAGAAATAGTATTGTCCCAAAACTCCAGCCTGAAATAATCTGTCAGCCTGATGTTCCCCATTCAGACATAAAATACACCAACACCCGAGAGCCTGAAGATAGAAG ATCACAACAAAGATTTCAATTCAGTCTGAAGGATTTCAGATGTTGTGCTGTACTGGGCAGAGGACATTTTGGAAAG GTGCTGTTGGCAGAGTACAAAAACACAAACGAGATGTTTGCTATTAAAGCCTTAAAGAAAGGAGATATTGTTGCTCGTGATGAAGTAGACAG cttgATGTGTGAAAAGCGAATATTTGAAACTGTGAATAGCGTAAGACATCCCTTCTTGGTGAACCTTTTTGCTTGTTTCCAAACCAAAGACCACGTTTGCTTTGTAATGGAATATGCTGCTGGTGGGGATCTGATGATGCACATTCATACTGATGTCTTTTCTGAACCAAGAGCAGT ATTCTATGCTGCATGTGTGGTTCTCGGACTTCAGTATTTGCATGAACACAAAATAGTATATAG AGATTTGAAGCTGGATAACTTATTGCTGGACACAGAAGGCTTTGTGAAAATCGCTGACTTCGGTCTTTGCAAAGAAG GAATGGGATTTGGAGACAGAACAAGCACATTCTGTGGCACACCGGAATTTCTTGCTCCAGAGGTGCTGACAGAAACTTCTTATACAAGAGCTGTAGACTGGTGGGGTCTTGGTGTACTTATCTATGAGATGCTAGTGGGTGAG TCTCCCTTCCCTGGAGATGATGAAGAAGAGGTGTTTGACAGTATTGTAAATGATGAAGTAAGATATCCACGATTTCTGTCTACAGAAGCCATCTCTATAATGAGACGG CTGCTACGAAGAAATCCAGAGCGACGTCTTGGAGCTGGAGAGAAGGATGCTGAGGATGTGAAAAAGCATCACTTCTTCAGG CTAATAGATTGGAATGCTTTACTGGCCAAGAAAGTGAAGCCTCCTTTTGTACCCACCATTAGAGGACGAGAAGATGTTAGTAATTTTGATGATGAATTTACCTCTGAAGCACCTATCCTCACTCCACCTCGGGAACCAAGGATACTTTCTGAAGAAGAGCAGGAAATGTTCAGAGATTTTGATTACATAGCTGACTGGTGTTAA
- the PKN2 gene encoding serine/threonine-protein kinase N2 isoform X3: protein MLQDSKTKIEVIRMQILQAVQTNELAFDNAKPVISPLELRMEELRHHFRIEYAVAEGAKNVMKLLGSGKVTDRKALSEAQARFNESSQKLDLLKYSLEQRLNELPKNHPKSSIIIEELSLVSSPTLSPRQSVISTQNQYSTLSKPAALTGTLEVRLMGCQDILENVPGRSKATSITLPGWSPNEARSSFMSRTSKSKSGSSRNLLKTDDLSNEVCAVLKLDNTVVGQTSWKPISNQSWDQKFTLELDRSRELEISVYWRDWRSLCAVKFLRLEDFLDNQRHGMCLYLEPQGTLFAEVTFFNPVIERRPKLQRQKKIFSKQQGKTFLRAPQMNINIATWGRLVRRAIPTVNHSGTFSPQAPVPATGPVIDAHIPELTLPASDSPVAKLDFELEPEPPPAPPRASSLGEICESSSEIKASDVPSQDEVTTFDFENGRNSIVPKLQPEIICQPDVPHSDIKYTNTREPEDRRSQQRFQFSLKDFRCCAVLGRGHFGKVLLAEYKNTNEMFAIKALKKGDIVARDEVDSLMCEKRIFETVNSVRHPFLVNLFACFQTKDHVCFVMEYAAGGDLMMHIHTDVFSEPRAVFYAACVVLGLQYLHEHKIVYRDLKLDNLLLDTEGFVKIADFGLCKEGMGFGDRTSTFCGTPEFLAPEVLTETSYTRAVDWWGLGVLIYEMLVGESPFPGDDEEEVFDSIVNDEVRYPRFLSTEAISIMRRLLRRNPERRLGAGEKDAEDVKKHHFFRLIDWNALLAKKVKPPFVPTIRGREDVSNFDDEFTSEAPILTPPREPRILSEEEQEMFRDFDYIADWC, encoded by the exons ATGCTCCAGGACAGCAAGACAAAAATAGAAGTTATAAGGATGCAGATTCTTCAGGCAGTCCAGACGAATGAATTGGCTTTTGATAATG CAAAACCTGTGATAAGCCCTCTTGAACTCCGAATGGAAGAATTACGGCATCATTTTAGGATAGAGTATGCTGTAGCAGAAGGTGCAAAAAATGTGATGAAATTACTTGGATCTGGGAAAGTTACCGACAGAAAGGCACTTTCAGAA gcgCAAGCAAGATTTAATGAATCAAGCCAGAAGTTGGACCTCTTGAAGTATTCACTGGAACAGAGATTGAATGAACTTCCTAAAAACCATCCCAAAAGCAGTATTATTATAGAGGAGCTTTCATTGGTCTCTTCACCCACATTAAGTCCTCGTCAAAGTGTAATATCTACTCAGAACCAGTATAGTACACTGTCCAAACCAGCAGCTTTAACAG GTACTCTGGAAGTTAGGCTAATGGGCTGCCAAGATATTTTGGAAAATGTCCCCGGTCGATCAAAAGCCACATCGATTACGCTACCTGGTTGGAGTCCAAATGAAGCCAGATCATCTTTCATGAGCAGAACCAGTAAAAGTAAAAGTGGCAGTAGTAGAAACCTTCTGAAAACTGATGACTTGTCCA ATGAAGTCTGTGCTGTACTGAAGCTGGATAACACTGTGGTTGGTCAAACTAGCTGGAAACCTATTTCCAATCAGTCATGGGATCAGAAATTTACACTGGAACTAGACAGG TCACGTGAATTAGAAATCTCAGTTTATTGGCGTGACTGGAGATCTTTGTGTGCAGTAAAGTTTCTGAGGTTGGAAGATTTCCTGGATAACCAACGGCATGGCATGTGTCTCTATCTTGAACCCCAGGGCACTCTGTTTGCAGAG GTTACGTTTTTTAATCCAGTTATTGAAAGAAGACCAAAACTCCAGaggcagaagaaaattttttcaAAACAGCAAG GCAAAACATTTCTCAGAGCTCCTCAAATGAATATTAATATTGCCACTTGGGGAAGGCTGGTAAGAAGAGCTATTCCTACAGTAAATCACTCTGGCACCTTCAGCCCTCAAGCACCAGTGCCTGCTACTGGGCCAGTGATTGATGCACACATTCCTGAACTAACACTGCCAGCCAG TGACTCTCCTGTAGCCAAATTGGACTTTGAACTTGAGCCTGAGCCTCCACCTGCTCCACCCCGTGCATCTTCCCTTGGGGAAATATGTGAATCTTCCTCTGAGATAAAGGCTTCTGATGTGCCATCTCAG gaTGAAGTAACaacttttgattttgaaaatggcAGAAATAGTATTGTCCCAAAACTCCAGCCTGAAATAATCTGTCAGCCTGATGTTCCCCATTCAGACATAAAATACACCAACACCCGAGAGCCTGAAGATAGAAG ATCACAACAAAGATTTCAATTCAGTCTGAAGGATTTCAGATGTTGTGCTGTACTGGGCAGAGGACATTTTGGAAAG GTGCTGTTGGCAGAGTACAAAAACACAAACGAGATGTTTGCTATTAAAGCCTTAAAGAAAGGAGATATTGTTGCTCGTGATGAAGTAGACAG cttgATGTGTGAAAAGCGAATATTTGAAACTGTGAATAGCGTAAGACATCCCTTCTTGGTGAACCTTTTTGCTTGTTTCCAAACCAAAGACCACGTTTGCTTTGTAATGGAATATGCTGCTGGTGGGGATCTGATGATGCACATTCATACTGATGTCTTTTCTGAACCAAGAGCAGT ATTCTATGCTGCATGTGTGGTTCTCGGACTTCAGTATTTGCATGAACACAAAATAGTATATAG AGATTTGAAGCTGGATAACTTATTGCTGGACACAGAAGGCTTTGTGAAAATCGCTGACTTCGGTCTTTGCAAAGAAG GAATGGGATTTGGAGACAGAACAAGCACATTCTGTGGCACACCGGAATTTCTTGCTCCAGAGGTGCTGACAGAAACTTCTTATACAAGAGCTGTAGACTGGTGGGGTCTTGGTGTACTTATCTATGAGATGCTAGTGGGTGAG TCTCCCTTCCCTGGAGATGATGAAGAAGAGGTGTTTGACAGTATTGTAAATGATGAAGTAAGATATCCACGATTTCTGTCTACAGAAGCCATCTCTATAATGAGACGG CTGCTACGAAGAAATCCAGAGCGACGTCTTGGAGCTGGAGAGAAGGATGCTGAGGATGTGAAAAAGCATCACTTCTTCAGG CTAATAGATTGGAATGCTTTACTGGCCAAGAAAGTGAAGCCTCCTTTTGTACCCACCATTAGAGGACGAGAAGATGTTAGTAATTTTGATGATGAATTTACCTCTGAAGCACCTATCCTCACTCCACCTCGGGAACCAAGGATACTTTCTGAAGAAGAGCAGGAAATGTTCAGAGATTTTGATTACATAGCTGACTGGTGTTAA
- the PKN2 gene encoding serine/threonine-protein kinase N2 isoform X2 encodes MASNAAEREILFTELQGDAKSLVASENVSTGQKLDFSDTMVQQKLDEIKDQIKREIRKELKIKEGAENLRKVTTDKKNLAYVDNILKKSNKKLEDLHHKLQELNAHIVVTDPEDVADCPRTPDTPNSDPRFSTNNRLMALKKQLDIELKVKQGAENMIQMYSNGSSKDRKLLATAQQMLQDSKTKIEVIRMQILQAVQTNELAFDNAKPVISPLELRMEELRHHFRIEYAVAEGAKNVMKLLGSGKVTDRKALSEAQARFNESSQKLDLLKYSLEQRLNELPKNHPKSSIIIEELSLVSSPTLSPRQSVISTQNQYSTLSKPAALTGTLEVRLMGCQDILENVPGRSKATSITLPGWSPNEARSSFMSRTSKSKSGSSRNLLKTDDLSNEVCAVLKLDNTVVGQTSWKPISNQSWDQKFTLELDRSRELEISVYWRDWRSLCAVKFLRLEDFLDNQRHGMCLYLEPQGTLFAEVTFFNPVIERRPKLQRQKKIFSKQQGKTFLRAPQMNINIATWGRLVRRAIPTVNHSGTFSPQAPVPATGPVIDAHIPELTLPASDSPVAKLDFELEPEPPPAPPRASSLGEICESSSEIKASDVPSQDEVTTFDFENGRNSIVPKLQPEIICQPDVPHSDIKYTNTREPEDRRSQQRFQFSLKDFRCCAVLGRGHFGKVLLAEYKNTNEMFAIKALKKGDIVARDEVDSLMCEKRIFETVNSVRHPFLVNLFACFQTKDHVCFVMEYAAGGDLMMHIHTDVFSEPRAVFYAACVVLGLQYLHEHKIVYRDLKLDNLLLDTEGFVKIADFGLCKEGMGFGDRTSTFCGTPEFLAPEVLTETSYTRAVDWWGLGVLIYEMLVGESPFPGDDEEEVFDSIVNDEVRYPRFLSTEAISIMRRP; translated from the exons gGGGATGCCAAAAGTCTTGTAGCCTCTGAGAATGTGAGCACGGGCCAAAAATTGGACTTTTCAGATACAATGGTACAGCAGAAGCTGGATGAAATAAAGGACCAAATCAAGCGGGAAATAAGGAAGGAACTTAAAATCAAGGAGGGAGCAGAGAACCTCAGGAAGGTCACAACGGATAAAAAGAACTTGGCATATGTGgacaacattttgaaaaaatcgAATAAGAAGTTAGAAGACTTGCATCATAAGTTACAGGAGTTAAATGCACACATTGTTGTAACGGATCCAGAAGATGTTGCAG ATTGTCCTAGGACTCCTGATACTCCAAATAGCGATCCTCGTTTTTCTACTAACAACAGATTGATGGCCTTAAAGAAGCAATTGGATATAGAACTGAAGGTAAAACAGGGAGCAGAAAATATGATTCAGATGTACTCAAATGGCTCTTCAAAG gaTCGAAAACTACTTGCCACAGCTCAGCAGATGCTCCAGGACAGCAAGACAAAAATAGAAGTTATAAGGATGCAGATTCTTCAGGCAGTCCAGACGAATGAATTGGCTTTTGATAATG CAAAACCTGTGATAAGCCCTCTTGAACTCCGAATGGAAGAATTACGGCATCATTTTAGGATAGAGTATGCTGTAGCAGAAGGTGCAAAAAATGTGATGAAATTACTTGGATCTGGGAAAGTTACCGACAGAAAGGCACTTTCAGAA gcgCAAGCAAGATTTAATGAATCAAGCCAGAAGTTGGACCTCTTGAAGTATTCACTGGAACAGAGATTGAATGAACTTCCTAAAAACCATCCCAAAAGCAGTATTATTATAGAGGAGCTTTCATTGGTCTCTTCACCCACATTAAGTCCTCGTCAAAGTGTAATATCTACTCAGAACCAGTATAGTACACTGTCCAAACCAGCAGCTTTAACAG GTACTCTGGAAGTTAGGCTAATGGGCTGCCAAGATATTTTGGAAAATGTCCCCGGTCGATCAAAAGCCACATCGATTACGCTACCTGGTTGGAGTCCAAATGAAGCCAGATCATCTTTCATGAGCAGAACCAGTAAAAGTAAAAGTGGCAGTAGTAGAAACCTTCTGAAAACTGATGACTTGTCCA ATGAAGTCTGTGCTGTACTGAAGCTGGATAACACTGTGGTTGGTCAAACTAGCTGGAAACCTATTTCCAATCAGTCATGGGATCAGAAATTTACACTGGAACTAGACAGG TCACGTGAATTAGAAATCTCAGTTTATTGGCGTGACTGGAGATCTTTGTGTGCAGTAAAGTTTCTGAGGTTGGAAGATTTCCTGGATAACCAACGGCATGGCATGTGTCTCTATCTTGAACCCCAGGGCACTCTGTTTGCAGAG GTTACGTTTTTTAATCCAGTTATTGAAAGAAGACCAAAACTCCAGaggcagaagaaaattttttcaAAACAGCAAG GCAAAACATTTCTCAGAGCTCCTCAAATGAATATTAATATTGCCACTTGGGGAAGGCTGGTAAGAAGAGCTATTCCTACAGTAAATCACTCTGGCACCTTCAGCCCTCAAGCACCAGTGCCTGCTACTGGGCCAGTGATTGATGCACACATTCCTGAACTAACACTGCCAGCCAG TGACTCTCCTGTAGCCAAATTGGACTTTGAACTTGAGCCTGAGCCTCCACCTGCTCCACCCCGTGCATCTTCCCTTGGGGAAATATGTGAATCTTCCTCTGAGATAAAGGCTTCTGATGTGCCATCTCAG gaTGAAGTAACaacttttgattttgaaaatggcAGAAATAGTATTGTCCCAAAACTCCAGCCTGAAATAATCTGTCAGCCTGATGTTCCCCATTCAGACATAAAATACACCAACACCCGAGAGCCTGAAGATAGAAG ATCACAACAAAGATTTCAATTCAGTCTGAAGGATTTCAGATGTTGTGCTGTACTGGGCAGAGGACATTTTGGAAAG GTGCTGTTGGCAGAGTACAAAAACACAAACGAGATGTTTGCTATTAAAGCCTTAAAGAAAGGAGATATTGTTGCTCGTGATGAAGTAGACAG cttgATGTGTGAAAAGCGAATATTTGAAACTGTGAATAGCGTAAGACATCCCTTCTTGGTGAACCTTTTTGCTTGTTTCCAAACCAAAGACCACGTTTGCTTTGTAATGGAATATGCTGCTGGTGGGGATCTGATGATGCACATTCATACTGATGTCTTTTCTGAACCAAGAGCAGT ATTCTATGCTGCATGTGTGGTTCTCGGACTTCAGTATTTGCATGAACACAAAATAGTATATAG AGATTTGAAGCTGGATAACTTATTGCTGGACACAGAAGGCTTTGTGAAAATCGCTGACTTCGGTCTTTGCAAAGAAG GAATGGGATTTGGAGACAGAACAAGCACATTCTGTGGCACACCGGAATTTCTTGCTCCAGAGGTGCTGACAGAAACTTCTTATACAAGAGCTGTAGACTGGTGGGGTCTTGGTGTACTTATCTATGAGATGCTAGTGGGTGAG TCTCCCTTCCCTGGAGATGATGAAGAAGAGGTGTTTGACAGTATTGTAAATGATGAAGTAAGATATCCACGATTTCTGTCTACAGAAGCCATCTCTATAATGAGACGG ccctga